The following proteins are co-located in the Styela clava chromosome 15, kaStyClav1.hap1.2, whole genome shotgun sequence genome:
- the LOC144432389 gene encoding uncharacterized protein LOC144432389 codes for MVANVSGLLILIQGLPSILRLTNFGPKKMERRQISTEKIILNKIVIMNNGIKASWTVGDMKWYPGYPSKNAGWTILAVHTGRDTGDPQRMHNFPKSRTRSHL; via the exons ATGGTGGCAAATGTTTCTGGCTTGCTTATCCTAATTCAGGGTCTGCCTAGTATTCTCAGATTAACGAACTTTGGGCCCAAGAAGATGGAACGCCGGCAAATATCTacagaaaaaatcattttg AACAAAATCGTGATAATGAATAACGGGATTAAAGCAAGTTGGACTGTTGGAGATATGAAATGGTATCCCGGATACCCGTCTAAAAATGCCGGCTGGACTATACTTGCTGTACACACTGGCCGCGATACAGGGGATCCACAAAGAATGCACAACTTTCCTAAAAGTCGTACAAGGAGTCATTTGTGA
- the LOC120334310 gene encoding uncharacterized protein LOC120334310, translating into MEFSITFTFLSLMILTKSFGIDGTNHFICQKMDGALVSESQVGSSDISSNPTIQHTQGRPGKRGIQGMKGEIGPPGNVNYETIDLKLENKVNQKVQESMTEYGSSVAELQAEVEKLKQRQDLCKVFYGGKCFWIAYPNSGAATYTQIDDLCAQEGGTPANIYGRDHFEEIDAYVDSIAQHETFFTGMTIDKSNKIITMNNGMKARWNIGDMKWFPGHPSGNAGWTLIGIHSDRDPEKPQGMHNWPKSSSRHGVICEK; encoded by the exons ATGGAGTTTTCTATTACATTTACCTTCCTCTCGTTAATGATCTTGACGAAGTCATTTGGAATTGATGGAACAAACCATTTCATTTGCCAAAAGATGGATGGGGCGTTGGTATCGGAAAGTCAAGTTGGCAGTAGCGATATTTCGAGTAACCCTACAATACAGCATACTCAAGGGAGGCCAGGGAAAAGAGGAATACAAGGAATGAAAGGAGAGATAGGACCACCGGGAAATGTGAATTACGAGACTATCGATTTGAAATTGGAAAACAAAGTCAATCAAA AAGTGCAAGAATCAATGACAGAATATGGCTCATCAGTTGCAGAATTACAAGCAGAAGTGGAAAAGTTGAAACAACGACAAG ATTTGTGCAAGGTGTTCTATGGTGGAAAATGTTTCTGGATTGCTTATCCTAATTCGGGGGCTGCCACGTATACTCAAATTGACGATCTTTGTGCCCAAGAAGGTGGAACGCCGGCAAATATTTATGGAAGAGATCATTTTGAAGAAATAGATGCATATGTGGATTCGATCGCCCAGCATGAAACGTTTTTCACTGGAATGACCATTGATAAATCG AACAAAATCATTACCATGAATAACGGCATGAAAGCGAGATGGAATATTGGAGATATGAAATGGTTTCCCGGGCACCCGTCTGGCAACGCCGGCTGGACACTAATTGGCATACATTCTGACCGAGATCCAGAGAAACCACAAGGAATGCACAACTGGCCTAAAAGTAGCTCAAGGCATGGAGTCATTTGTGAAAAGTAA
- the LOC120334309 gene encoding uncharacterized protein LOC120334309 isoform X1 translates to MAKPNMEFSITFTFLSLMILMKSFEIDGTNHFICKTIEGAYIPESQVGSTDILSDSTIQHIQGRPGKRGIQGMKGEIGPPGDVNYEAIDLKLENKVIQKVQESMTEYGSTITELQEEVRNLKHRQDLCKVFYGGKCFWIAYPNSGTAMYSQIDELCAQEGGSPANIYGRNHFEEIDAYLDSIAQHETFFTGMTIDKSNKIITMNNGMKVRWNIGDMKWFPGHPSGNADWTLIGIHSDRDPEKSQGMHNWPKSASRHGVICEK, encoded by the exons ATGGCGAAACCGAATATGGAGTTTTCAATAACATTCACTTTTCTCTCGTTAATGATCTTGATGAAGTCATTTGAAATCGATGgaacaaatcattttatttgcaAAACAATTGAGGGGGCGTACATACCGGAAAGTCAAGTGGGTAGTACCGATATTTTAAGTGATTCTACCATACAGCACATTCAAGGGAGGCCAGGAAAGAGAGGAATACAAGGAATGAAAGGAGAGATAGGACCGCCGGGAGATGTGAATTATGAAGCTATCGACTTGAAATTGGAAAACAAAGTTATTCAGA AAGTGCAAGAATCAATGACAGAATACGGCTCAACAATTACGGAATTACAAGAAGAAGTTAGAAATCTGAAACATCGACAAG ATTTGTGCAAGGTGTTCTATGGTGGAAAATGTTTCTGGATTGCTTATCCTAATTCGGGGACTGCCATGTATTCTCAAATTGACGAACTTTGTGCCCAAGAAGGTGGATCGCCGGCAAATATCTATGGAAGAAATCATTTTGAAGAAATAGATGCATATTTGGATTCGATCGCCCAGCATGAAACGTTTTTCACTGGAATGACCATTGATAAATCG AACAAAATCATTACCATGAATAACGGGATGAAAGTGAGATGGAATATTGGAGATATGAAATGGTTTCCTGGGCACCCGTCTGGCAACGCCGACTGGACACTAATTGGCATACACTCTGACCGCGATCCAGAAAAATCACAAGGAATGCACAACTGGCCTAAAAGTGCTTCAAGGCATGGAGTCATTTGTGAAAAGTAA
- the LOC120334309 gene encoding uncharacterized protein LOC120334309 isoform X2, with the protein MAKPNMEFSITFTFLSLMILMKSFEIDGTNHFICKTIEGAYIPESQVGSTDILSDSTIQHIQGRPGKRGIQGMKGEIGPPGDVNYEAIDLKLENKVIQMQESMTEYGSTITELQEEVRNLKHRQDLCKVFYGGKCFWIAYPNSGTAMYSQIDELCAQEGGSPANIYGRNHFEEIDAYLDSIAQHETFFTGMTIDKSNKIITMNNGMKVRWNIGDMKWFPGHPSGNADWTLIGIHSDRDPEKSQGMHNWPKSASRHGVICEK; encoded by the exons ATGGCGAAACCGAATATGGAGTTTTCAATAACATTCACTTTTCTCTCGTTAATGATCTTGATGAAGTCATTTGAAATCGATGgaacaaatcattttatttgcaAAACAATTGAGGGGGCGTACATACCGGAAAGTCAAGTGGGTAGTACCGATATTTTAAGTGATTCTACCATACAGCACATTCAAGGGAGGCCAGGAAAGAGAGGAATACAAGGAATGAAAGGAGAGATAGGACCGCCGGGAGATGTGAATTATGAAGCTATCGACTTGAAATTGGAAAACAAAGTTATTCAGA TGCAAGAATCAATGACAGAATACGGCTCAACAATTACGGAATTACAAGAAGAAGTTAGAAATCTGAAACATCGACAAG ATTTGTGCAAGGTGTTCTATGGTGGAAAATGTTTCTGGATTGCTTATCCTAATTCGGGGACTGCCATGTATTCTCAAATTGACGAACTTTGTGCCCAAGAAGGTGGATCGCCGGCAAATATCTATGGAAGAAATCATTTTGAAGAAATAGATGCATATTTGGATTCGATCGCCCAGCATGAAACGTTTTTCACTGGAATGACCATTGATAAATCG AACAAAATCATTACCATGAATAACGGGATGAAAGTGAGATGGAATATTGGAGATATGAAATGGTTTCCTGGGCACCCGTCTGGCAACGCCGACTGGACACTAATTGGCATACACTCTGACCGCGATCCAGAAAAATCACAAGGAATGCACAACTGGCCTAAAAGTGCTTCAAGGCATGGAGTCATTTGTGAAAAGTAA